One segment of Halorhodospira halophila DNA contains the following:
- the tssJ gene encoding type VI secretion system lipoprotein TssJ translates to MDSKRRDSARGRAPGRTDGWSAVPTSFPLIPPETTRALYLGALLITLVGLIAGCAPRVELDMTAGPRLNPGPGGEPLPVLLRVYQLDDRTAFEEAERPALARDDAAVLDGWLQRRELILQPGQRQEVQLEMDDEASYLALAVFFLDVEAERWRLLEPLPDSFLGLRPGQRLTLALDGGALWVGRDAERKRAAWPRDEATGQRRSAGR, encoded by the coding sequence ATGGATTCTAAGCGCAGGGATTCGGCCCGGGGGCGGGCCCCCGGGCGCACGGACGGTTGGTCCGCCGTGCCCACATCGTTCCCGCTGATACCTCCTGAAACCACGCGCGCCCTGTATCTAGGGGCCCTGCTGATCACGCTCGTCGGCCTCATCGCCGGGTGCGCACCCCGGGTCGAGCTCGACATGACTGCCGGGCCCCGGCTCAATCCCGGGCCTGGGGGGGAGCCGCTCCCGGTACTTCTGCGGGTCTATCAGCTCGATGACCGGACTGCTTTCGAGGAGGCCGAGCGGCCGGCGCTGGCCCGGGACGACGCGGCCGTGCTGGATGGCTGGCTACAGCGGCGCGAGCTGATCCTGCAGCCCGGTCAGCGCCAGGAAGTGCAGCTGGAGATGGATGACGAAGCCAGTTACCTGGCGCTGGCTGTCTTCTTCCTGGACGTTGAGGCCGAGCGCTGGCGCCTGCTGGAGCCGCTCCCGGACTCCTTCCTCGGGCTGCGTCCCGGTCAGCGGCTCACGCTCGCGCTGGACGGCGGTGCGCTCTGGGTGGGGCGCGACGCCGAGCGCAAACGGGCCGCCTGGCCGCGAGACGAGGCCACCGGGCAGCGGCGGTCGGCGGGGCGCTGA
- a CDS encoding DotU family type IV/VI secretion system protein, translating into MSAAPEEARRGDPSPLVNIAEPLLLEAVALRQGWGGVAGDAGMLRERARQTLRRLRERGQADGLGGAALADAELAVTAFVDEAVIASAHPERAAWLAQPLQAERLGERSAGTQFFERLQGPREQAPPDAVLELYLACLWLGFQGVHALEEQALLDEYRRRLGEWLGEGRAAGALRSPVPPDRDGEGHRVGWFWSVVAALALLLLAYLHAGMQIERAVGTAMEEIEAAREVVPEAAP; encoded by the coding sequence ATGAGCGCCGCACCCGAAGAAGCGCGCCGGGGGGATCCGTCGCCGCTGGTCAATATCGCCGAACCGCTGCTGCTCGAGGCGGTGGCTCTGCGCCAGGGGTGGGGCGGAGTGGCCGGCGATGCAGGGATGCTGCGCGAGCGGGCCCGCCAGACACTTCGGCGCCTGCGTGAGCGGGGCCAGGCCGATGGGCTGGGCGGGGCCGCCCTGGCGGATGCTGAACTGGCGGTTACAGCATTTGTCGACGAGGCGGTGATCGCCTCGGCGCACCCGGAACGGGCGGCCTGGCTGGCGCAGCCGTTGCAAGCCGAGCGCCTCGGCGAGCGTTCCGCGGGCACCCAGTTCTTCGAGCGGCTGCAGGGGCCGCGGGAGCAGGCGCCACCGGATGCGGTGCTCGAACTCTACCTGGCCTGCTTGTGGCTTGGTTTCCAGGGTGTGCATGCGCTCGAGGAGCAGGCGCTGCTTGACGAATATCGACGGCGCCTGGGGGAGTGGCTGGGTGAAGGCCGAGCTGCTGGGGCTCTCCGCTCCCCTGTGCCACCTGATCGGGATGGAGAGGGGCACCGCGTAGGCTGGTTCTGGTCGGTAGTGGCCGCTCTGGCTCTACTGCTGCTGGCTTACCTCCACGCCGGGATGCAGATCGAGCGGGCCGTCGGTACCGCCATGGAGGAGATCGAGGCCGCCCGCGAAGTCGTTCCGGAGGCTGCACCATGA
- the tssE gene encoding type VI secretion system baseplate subunit TssE yields MTEGLLDVLEGVGGRTARPARAGRHNRRSSVARHILRLLGARRGRPAHLAGYGLPDLSSHYHDLDGAAACLAEAARELVPRYEPRVARVAVRAWPAPVDAGYVLGLRLYAQLHCGDGVTLELAVDGNAAVHLLNGDEDGSEACV; encoded by the coding sequence GTGACCGAAGGGTTGCTCGATGTGCTTGAGGGTGTCGGCGGGCGCACGGCCCGCCCTGCCCGGGCGGGCCGGCACAACCGCCGCTCGAGTGTTGCCCGGCACATACTCCGGCTGCTTGGGGCGCGCCGCGGTCGCCCGGCGCACCTGGCCGGATACGGTCTGCCGGATCTGTCGTCGCATTACCACGATCTGGACGGTGCCGCTGCGTGCCTGGCCGAGGCTGCCCGCGAGCTGGTTCCACGCTATGAGCCGCGTGTGGCGAGGGTGGCGGTCCGGGCGTGGCCTGCACCGGTGGATGCGGGCTACGTGCTGGGGTTGCGGTTGTATGCGCAGCTTCACTGCGGGGATGGGGTGACGCTGGAGTTGGCGGTGGACGGGAACGCCGCCGTGCATCTGCTGAACGGAGATGAAGATGGATCTGAGGCGTGCGTTTGA
- the tssK gene encoding type VI secretion system baseplate subunit TssK, with protein sequence MDTTALLQRPVWAEGVLLGQQHFQCWDRYLEAAQAFRLSVATPHAFGLLSLAIEGGPLEQGVFRLQACQALLPDRRLVAHGHADPLELDLGGLPAQGGVIYLTLPRNDRVRDLPGYRETGGGAAWRPRFAELVDHHDEQREREVMLASPELALGVQPPSGARVGVAVARVVPGESAGFRLDPDFLPVACRLDAADGWQALLGRVTARVENRCARLREEQGAAGRVGAFEPGEVARLLLRQSLEPAAGALRSLRANPGSHPWQLYDTLARLIAALCALVEAASPAEMVPVYDHQRPEAVFAELESALGHLLDQAMPRQTRGIRLVRESEAVLVAEGGEDPLAEGWTFFLAARRDAAPDAGWIERLPADLRIGTREALERLVAAGAAGVRLSHCPRPPGQLPVKSGYEYFRLEPAGNHWDQVRREQTLAVYRPSELADLQLEMVALCEEVSP encoded by the coding sequence ATGGACACCACGGCACTGCTGCAAAGGCCGGTTTGGGCCGAGGGCGTGTTGCTGGGGCAGCAGCACTTTCAGTGCTGGGACCGCTATCTCGAAGCGGCCCAGGCATTCCGGCTGAGTGTCGCTACCCCCCACGCCTTCGGGTTGCTCAGCCTCGCGATTGAAGGCGGGCCCCTGGAACAGGGGGTCTTCCGGCTCCAGGCGTGCCAGGCCCTGCTGCCCGACAGGCGGTTGGTCGCCCACGGCCACGCTGATCCCCTTGAGCTGGATCTCGGCGGGTTGCCGGCGCAGGGAGGCGTCATCTATCTGACCTTGCCGCGGAATGATCGTGTCCGTGATCTGCCCGGTTACCGGGAAACCGGCGGCGGCGCCGCTTGGCGCCCCCGCTTTGCGGAGCTTGTCGATCACCATGACGAGCAGCGTGAACGGGAGGTCATGCTGGCTTCGCCGGAGTTGGCGCTGGGTGTGCAGCCGCCTTCCGGCGCCCGGGTGGGAGTGGCGGTGGCGCGGGTGGTCCCGGGTGAGTCCGCCGGCTTCCGGCTCGACCCGGACTTCCTGCCGGTGGCGTGCCGGCTGGACGCTGCAGACGGTTGGCAGGCGCTGCTCGGCCGCGTGACGGCCCGGGTGGAGAATCGCTGTGCCCGCCTGCGTGAGGAGCAGGGGGCGGCCGGCCGTGTCGGTGCGTTCGAGCCGGGAGAGGTGGCGCGACTGCTGCTGCGTCAGAGCCTTGAGCCGGCCGCCGGCGCCCTGCGCTCGCTCCGGGCCAATCCCGGCAGCCACCCCTGGCAGCTCTACGACACCCTGGCGCGTCTCATCGCCGCGCTCTGCGCGCTGGTCGAAGCTGCGTCGCCCGCGGAGATGGTACCGGTCTACGATCACCAGCGCCCGGAGGCGGTTTTTGCCGAACTGGAATCGGCGCTTGGGCACCTGCTGGATCAGGCCATGCCCCGTCAGACTCGGGGGATTCGTCTGGTGCGCGAGTCCGAGGCCGTGCTGGTTGCCGAAGGGGGTGAGGATCCCCTGGCCGAGGGGTGGACGTTCTTTCTCGCTGCGCGTCGGGATGCCGCGCCCGATGCCGGCTGGATCGAACGGCTCCCGGCGGATCTTCGCATCGGGACACGGGAGGCACTCGAGCGCCTGGTGGCCGCCGGGGCGGCGGGAGTCCGCCTGAGTCATTGCCCCAGGCCGCCCGGGCAGCTGCCGGTCAAGAGCGGTTACGAGTACTTCCGTCTGGAGCCGGCCGGCAACCATTGGGATCAGGTCCGGCGCGAGCAGACGCTGGCCGTCTATCGGCCGTCGGAGCTTGCCGATCTGCAGCTGGAGATGGTGGCCCTGTGCGAGGAGGTCTCCCCATGA
- a CDS encoding type VI secretion protein IcmF/TssM N-terminal domain-containing protein → MSEPVTVDGAASGARRLSPLLRRPLVWWASVAVLLAAGAVWFGLPRVGVEGVTLRLAGVLALLGLVGALLGAVVLVRGRKRERQVPGDEALALAAAMDRPLSLLDRPTGTVFLGTAGRYRVPWYLLMGAGESGKSTLIRSSGLHFPYDDDEWLCARGEGGTGCWDWWLTDCALFLDTAGRYTTEPPEQTGWHDLLRLLRRARRRRPVDGVLVTLSADELSALDASGLRRRARVLRERLAELELRLGVRPPVLLIVTGLDRLSGYEAFVTAAGGGAWSGPWGVAAADAESDPGRAAERLQAQAEGARRAVMATSAGERDATGVFAFAAEMRAITGPLADLLRLLQRRDPYRRPPAVEAVYLTGNAPGQPSLSPGLFTEGVVPLAKRLRPTPSRRFRRRLVQAALFTCVLGGVALLAYGTAERYHDRLAQSAAVAEGAAAVAEAMAAGDRHPGAALEAVNRLQALEDKIRGESGAEREVVLALDPGRSSIAELQARLQTLLIDVAGEQLLPEALQVLQLELEGFVDEWPALEPSERAARRDAYREALAVWLRLSGEQVPIGDDRAAWLLARLVAAEQGLATPGVDGPLARGLKRALADRSQRVAARGRVDTAAQRRLVEQAREQLRTPPRPEAIKRRLLAEAAIDLPPLTLEAMAPGGASAVWVAQRPVAGVFRGEAWGNRLQPALEEHLDALRRPDPVLARGEAEALRPAQARALAKAVEARYLRAFVDYWLEWFEALEWRSAEGVREQVVQLEKAVEGGALAALLEGVHGQLTAHADADPVATLGQQLGRSLGRYRHDPRGRELLTLVAPDDDGEVPPLAEVGVALGAAADQLEALASAADPGEEALKRAALALRGDEERCSLRAAEGAFRQAVQAASGPVQRALEPLLLGGIDAAWLQVRAEAAAELEERWQVEVLDVYRDRLAGRFPLEADGADAAPGDFEAFFAPERGTLWVFKTEEMAPFLRGADGQGGERRWRGAGLGIAAEVTKALDAAARIRDGLFDESGQAQLRYRVSPVANADLTDMRWESEGETLRYRNGPPVSVDLSWSPSSPEPGRIAAVSAHDGAMRDVEADGPWALFRLLSRADERERLRSNAVRARWALHDGREVSHQAVEFVLRTERSTPLLHWGDLTRFRLPARLIEREGA, encoded by the coding sequence ATGAGTGAGCCAGTGACGGTGGATGGGGCTGCCAGCGGGGCGCGGAGGCTGTCGCCCCTCCTACGCCGGCCGCTGGTGTGGTGGGCTTCGGTGGCGGTGCTGCTCGCTGCGGGGGCCGTCTGGTTCGGCCTGCCGCGGGTCGGCGTTGAAGGCGTGACGCTGCGATTGGCGGGTGTGCTGGCGTTGCTCGGGCTGGTCGGCGCCCTGCTCGGGGCGGTGGTGCTTGTTCGCGGCCGGAAGCGGGAACGACAGGTGCCGGGAGACGAAGCCCTGGCTTTGGCTGCGGCGATGGACCGGCCCCTGAGCCTGCTTGACCGTCCGACCGGAACAGTGTTCTTGGGGACCGCCGGTCGGTATCGCGTTCCCTGGTACCTGCTCATGGGAGCCGGCGAATCGGGAAAGAGCACTCTGATCCGCAGCAGCGGCCTGCATTTTCCCTACGACGACGATGAATGGCTGTGCGCCCGTGGCGAGGGAGGGACCGGGTGCTGGGACTGGTGGCTCACGGATTGCGCGCTCTTTCTCGATACGGCCGGGCGCTACACGACGGAGCCGCCCGAGCAGACAGGCTGGCACGATCTCCTGCGCCTGCTGCGCCGCGCTCGGCGGCGTCGCCCGGTGGACGGGGTGCTGGTCACGCTCTCCGCCGATGAGTTGAGTGCCCTGGATGCATCGGGCCTGAGGCGCCGTGCCCGGGTGCTTCGAGAGCGCCTCGCCGAACTCGAGCTCCGTCTGGGGGTCCGGCCACCGGTGCTCCTGATCGTGACCGGGCTGGATCGCCTCTCCGGCTACGAGGCCTTTGTGACAGCTGCCGGGGGCGGGGCGTGGTCCGGGCCCTGGGGGGTTGCAGCGGCGGACGCCGAGAGCGACCCGGGTCGGGCGGCGGAGCGGTTGCAGGCTCAGGCCGAGGGGGCCCGTCGGGCGGTGATGGCCACCTCCGCCGGGGAGCGGGATGCGACCGGGGTGTTCGCTTTCGCCGCCGAAATGCGCGCAATCACCGGACCGCTGGCCGATCTCCTGCGCCTGCTGCAGCGCCGTGACCCTTACCGTCGCCCGCCCGCTGTGGAGGCGGTGTATCTCACCGGCAACGCGCCCGGGCAGCCGAGCTTGTCCCCGGGGCTATTCACCGAGGGCGTCGTGCCGCTGGCGAAGCGGCTGCGCCCGACACCTTCGCGACGATTTCGCAGACGTCTTGTGCAGGCGGCGCTGTTTACCTGTGTTCTCGGGGGCGTTGCGCTGTTGGCCTACGGCACCGCTGAGCGGTATCACGACCGTCTCGCCCAGAGTGCCGCGGTCGCGGAGGGCGCGGCTGCCGTGGCCGAGGCGATGGCGGCCGGAGACCGACACCCTGGTGCGGCATTGGAGGCGGTCAACCGGCTTCAGGCGCTTGAGGACAAAATCCGGGGGGAGTCCGGGGCGGAGCGCGAGGTGGTCCTGGCGCTGGATCCCGGTCGCAGCAGCATCGCCGAATTGCAGGCGCGCTTGCAGACGCTGCTGATCGATGTGGCGGGAGAGCAGCTGCTGCCGGAGGCCTTGCAGGTACTACAGCTGGAACTCGAGGGCTTCGTCGACGAGTGGCCGGCCCTGGAACCGTCGGAGCGTGCGGCGCGCCGTGATGCGTATCGCGAGGCGCTGGCGGTCTGGCTACGGCTATCCGGCGAGCAGGTGCCCATCGGGGACGACCGGGCTGCCTGGCTCCTGGCGCGCCTGGTCGCCGCTGAGCAGGGGCTCGCGACGCCAGGGGTGGACGGACCGCTGGCTCGGGGACTCAAACGGGCGCTGGCCGATCGGTCGCAGCGGGTCGCTGCCCGTGGCCGCGTCGATACAGCGGCGCAGCGCCGCCTGGTGGAACAGGCGCGGGAGCAGCTGCGTACCCCGCCGCGGCCGGAGGCGATCAAAAGGCGCCTGCTTGCAGAGGCGGCCATTGATCTGCCGCCTCTGACCCTGGAGGCGATGGCCCCCGGAGGTGCCTCGGCTGTCTGGGTGGCTCAACGGCCGGTTGCAGGCGTCTTCCGGGGCGAGGCATGGGGAAACCGGCTGCAACCGGCGCTGGAAGAGCATCTGGATGCGCTGCGGCGGCCGGATCCCGTTCTGGCCCGCGGTGAGGCGGAGGCGCTCCGACCGGCACAGGCGCGTGCCCTGGCAAAGGCCGTCGAGGCCCGCTACCTGCGCGCCTTCGTGGATTACTGGCTGGAATGGTTCGAGGCGTTGGAGTGGCGCTCGGCGGAGGGCGTGCGGGAGCAGGTCGTGCAGCTGGAGAAGGCGGTCGAGGGCGGGGCGCTGGCGGCTCTGCTCGAGGGTGTTCATGGCCAGTTGACTGCGCACGCGGACGCGGATCCGGTGGCGACGCTGGGTCAACAATTGGGGCGTTCGCTCGGCCGCTATCGACACGATCCGAGGGGCCGGGAACTGCTGACGCTGGTGGCACCCGACGACGACGGAGAGGTTCCGCCGCTGGCCGAGGTCGGGGTGGCGCTCGGCGCAGCGGCCGATCAGCTCGAGGCACTGGCCTCCGCGGCGGATCCCGGGGAGGAGGCGCTGAAGCGGGCCGCCCTGGCCCTGAGAGGGGACGAGGAGCGCTGTTCGCTGCGTGCCGCGGAGGGCGCCTTCCGCCAGGCCGTACAGGCCGCTTCGGGGCCCGTGCAGCGAGCGCTGGAGCCGCTGCTGCTTGGAGGTATCGACGCCGCTTGGTTGCAGGTGCGGGCGGAGGCCGCCGCGGAGCTTGAGGAGCGTTGGCAGGTCGAGGTGCTCGACGTCTACCGCGACCGCCTTGCCGGCCGGTTCCCGCTGGAGGCCGACGGCGCCGATGCAGCCCCGGGCGACTTCGAGGCCTTCTTCGCGCCGGAGCGGGGCACCCTCTGGGTATTCAAAACTGAGGAAATGGCGCCGTTCCTGCGCGGTGCCGATGGTCAGGGCGGTGAGCGGCGTTGGCGGGGTGCCGGGCTGGGCATCGCGGCCGAGGTGACGAAGGCCCTCGACGCTGCCGCCCGGATCCGGGACGGGCTCTTTGATGAATCCGGTCAGGCGCAGCTGCGCTATCGCGTGTCGCCGGTTGCCAACGCTGACCTGACCGACATGCGCTGGGAGTCGGAAGGCGAGACGCTGCGCTATCGCAACGGCCCCCCGGTTTCGGTGGACCTGAGTTGGTCGCCGTCCTCGCCAGAGCCCGGGCGTATTGCCGCTGTCTCGGCACACGATGGTGCGATGCGCGATGTTGAGGCTGACGGCCCCTGGGCCCTGTTCCGCTTGCTGAGCCGCGCCGATGAGCGCGAGCGGCTCCGCTCCAATGCCGTTCGGGCGCGCTGGGCCCTGCACGACGGACGGGAGGTTTCGCATCAGGCGGTGGAGTTCGTGCTGCGGACCGAGCGCAGCACGCCGTTGCTCCATTGGGGTGATCTGACCCGCTTTCGGCTGCCTGCCCGGTTGATCGAGAGGGAGGGGGCGTGA
- the tssC gene encoding type VI secretion system contractile sheath large subunit → MTEQTENSAEAAPEASYARLCQLAEVEPVSGALEIATFQDSAVMADIPSESRLTAALQVFLDLASQDAELVERIDKALLDEYIARIDAAVSEQLDAVLHHPEFQRVEAAWRSLRFLVERSDPRANIKLELLDVSKEELAGELEDVTDITQSGLYQHVYVQEYDTPGGEPLAAMVSNYEFDCSAADINLLTEVSRIAAAAHCPFLGAVGRDFFGKASLDEVVRIPDIASYLDKAEYARWRGFRDTEDARYVGLTLPRFLLRLPYGPDNPTRAFGYRENVTGPDHDRYLWGNAAFAFAANMARSFKAHGWTVNIRGPESGGKLEQLPIHVFDLGRGAQTKTPTEVLISENRELELAEAGFIPLSFYKNSDYACFFSANSAQRPARYSSPAATANARINARLPYIFLVSRLAHYLKVLQRENIGSAKSRQDLENELNDWLQGLVTKMQNPDPDLVATRPLREGAVEVEEVPENPGFYRVNMSVMPHFQIEGIDLKLSLVSQLPT, encoded by the coding sequence ATGACGGAGCAGACCGAGAACAGCGCCGAAGCCGCCCCCGAGGCGAGCTACGCCCGCCTGTGCCAGCTTGCCGAGGTCGAGCCGGTCTCCGGGGCCCTTGAGATCGCGACCTTTCAGGACTCCGCGGTCATGGCCGACATCCCCTCGGAAAGCCGTTTGACCGCGGCGTTGCAGGTCTTTCTCGATTTGGCCAGTCAGGATGCCGAGCTGGTCGAGCGTATCGACAAGGCACTGCTCGACGAATATATCGCCCGCATCGATGCCGCGGTGAGCGAGCAGCTCGACGCCGTCCTTCACCACCCGGAATTCCAGCGCGTCGAAGCGGCCTGGCGCAGCCTGCGCTTCCTGGTCGAGCGCAGTGACCCGAGGGCGAACATCAAGCTGGAACTGCTCGACGTCTCCAAGGAGGAGCTGGCCGGGGAGCTCGAGGATGTTACGGACATCACCCAGTCGGGCCTGTATCAGCACGTCTATGTTCAGGAGTACGACACCCCGGGTGGTGAACCGCTGGCCGCCATGGTCTCCAATTACGAGTTCGACTGCTCAGCGGCGGATATCAATCTGCTCACGGAGGTGTCGCGGATCGCGGCAGCGGCCCATTGCCCCTTCCTGGGAGCCGTTGGCCGGGACTTTTTCGGCAAGGCCTCCCTCGACGAGGTGGTGCGAATTCCGGACATCGCCAGCTACCTGGACAAGGCCGAATACGCTCGCTGGCGAGGCTTCCGGGACACCGAAGATGCCCGTTACGTCGGTCTAACCTTGCCCCGGTTCCTGCTGCGCCTGCCCTATGGGCCAGACAACCCCACTCGCGCCTTCGGCTATCGGGAAAACGTCACCGGGCCGGACCACGACCGCTACCTCTGGGGCAATGCCGCTTTCGCCTTCGCCGCCAACATGGCGCGTTCATTCAAGGCCCACGGCTGGACGGTCAACATCCGCGGACCGGAGTCGGGTGGCAAGCTGGAGCAGCTGCCGATTCACGTCTTCGATCTCGGGCGCGGGGCACAGACCAAGACCCCCACTGAGGTGCTGATCTCCGAGAACCGCGAGCTCGAGCTGGCCGAGGCCGGCTTCATACCGTTGAGCTTCTACAAGAACAGCGACTACGCCTGCTTCTTCTCGGCCAACTCGGCGCAGCGCCCGGCCCGTTATAGCAGTCCGGCGGCCACGGCGAACGCCCGGATCAATGCCCGGCTTCCGTATATCTTCCTGGTCTCCCGCCTGGCCCACTACCTGAAGGTCCTCCAGCGGGAGAACATCGGTTCGGCCAAGAGTCGGCAGGATCTGGAGAACGAACTCAACGACTGGCTGCAGGGGCTGGTGACCAAGATGCAGAATCCCGACCCCGATCTGGTGGCCACCCGTCCGCTGCGCGAGGGGGCTGTCGAGGTCGAGGAGGTCCCCGAGAACCCCGGTTTCTACCGGGTCAACATGTCGGTCATGCCGCACTTCCAGATCGAGGGTATCGACCTGAAGCTCTCGCTGGTGTCGCAGCTGCCGACCTAA
- a CDS encoding Hcp family type VI secretion system effector, with product MAIPAYMWLKDDQGNEIEGSVTVTDREGSIEVLGFEHELRIPTDSDTGALTGTRKHEPFVFTKAFDAASPYLYKACSKGQTLEELVLSWYQIDESGNEQEYFRHTLNDVKITSVRPVMHNVKEADKERFPHMEQVAIRYGRITWAYVDGNIEFSDSWTEAR from the coding sequence ATGGCGATTCCCGCTTACATGTGGCTCAAGGACGATCAGGGCAACGAGATCGAGGGTTCGGTCACCGTCACCGACCGCGAGGGCAGCATCGAGGTACTCGGTTTCGAGCACGAACTGCGCATCCCCACGGACAGCGACACGGGGGCCCTGACCGGCACGCGCAAGCACGAGCCCTTCGTCTTCACCAAGGCCTTCGATGCCGCTTCGCCGTACCTGTACAAGGCGTGCAGCAAGGGGCAGACGCTCGAGGAGTTGGTGCTGAGCTGGTACCAGATCGATGAATCGGGCAACGAACAGGAATACTTCCGGCACACCCTGAACGACGTGAAGATCACCTCGGTCCGCCCGGTGATGCATAACGTCAAGGAGGCCGACAAGGAGCGCTTCCCGCACATGGAGCAGGTGGCGATCCGCTACGGCCGCATTACCTGGGCCTACGTGGACGGAAACATCGAGTTCTCGGACTCCTGGACGGAGGCCCGCTGA
- a CDS encoding type VI secretion system domain-containing protein, protein MSDEWQTEAPEHALGLPGRVLAALPGAEACGQDPRHGERFGRLREAVERPGGVEFSAVAEEAVALLEHEAKDLRVLGYLCLAELQARGVPGFRAALAALHGCLVAFGERLHPQRDSGRRAAIEWLCGGRMLALLDRADGREDTDQLRGLEVELARLGAELERWWADPPALRPLRDWVEAQKNVVAVSAERAAPEAREQAGDDRVVRGPSSGQELARQLREAVEYLRGEGEWLAMAALARAWRWGRLAPLGAAEGRLRIEPPRQPALTAMRTHFAEGSWEAAFLAAESVFLEPGGHLQMEIQAVAERSATALGRDDIAGYIRAAAAELLRRQPDLPEMRFSDDSPLVPPEQIAWVNERLEPAEGPGRREADYAPVELEEVLALTRREGLTAGLRRIDASPSRTGRERCAREVIRARLCLDAGYPGLARARLEALEAEIEHRGLEEWDPDSALAVWRVLALVLRASERDGQLESEQARRRLLDLRQRVARIDLEAAIAFP, encoded by the coding sequence GTGAGCGACGAGTGGCAGACCGAAGCGCCCGAACATGCACTGGGACTGCCGGGGCGCGTCCTCGCGGCTTTGCCCGGGGCGGAGGCGTGCGGACAGGATCCCCGCCACGGTGAGCGGTTCGGGCGTCTGCGCGAGGCGGTTGAGCGCCCGGGCGGGGTGGAGTTCTCCGCGGTAGCCGAGGAAGCCGTGGCTCTGCTCGAGCACGAGGCTAAGGATCTGCGCGTGCTCGGTTATCTGTGTCTGGCTGAGCTCCAGGCGCGCGGGGTTCCAGGGTTCCGCGCCGCGCTGGCGGCACTCCACGGTTGCCTGGTCGCATTTGGTGAGCGGCTCCACCCGCAGCGGGACAGTGGCCGGCGGGCGGCGATCGAGTGGCTCTGCGGGGGACGCATGCTGGCGCTGCTTGACCGGGCTGACGGGCGCGAGGATACGGATCAGCTCCGGGGGTTGGAGGTCGAGCTCGCGCGGCTTGGGGCTGAACTCGAGCGATGGTGGGCCGATCCGCCGGCCTTGCGGCCGCTGCGCGACTGGGTGGAGGCGCAAAAAAACGTCGTCGCGGTGTCCGCCGAGCGGGCTGCGCCGGAGGCACGGGAGCAAGCAGGTGATGACCGTGTGGTGCGCGGTCCAAGTAGTGGACAGGAGCTGGCCAGGCAGTTGCGGGAGGCCGTGGAGTACTTGCGCGGCGAGGGCGAGTGGTTGGCGATGGCCGCCCTGGCTCGGGCCTGGCGTTGGGGGCGGCTTGCGCCGCTGGGGGCCGCCGAGGGGCGTCTACGTATCGAACCGCCCCGCCAGCCGGCGCTGACGGCGATGCGCACCCACTTCGCCGAGGGATCCTGGGAAGCGGCGTTCCTGGCTGCCGAATCAGTCTTCCTGGAGCCGGGCGGACACCTGCAAATGGAGATTCAGGCCGTCGCCGAGCGCTCGGCAACGGCGCTCGGGCGTGACGACATCGCCGGGTATATCCGGGCGGCCGCCGCGGAGTTGCTCCGGCGCCAGCCGGATCTGCCCGAAATGCGCTTCAGCGATGATAGCCCGCTGGTGCCTCCTGAGCAGATCGCCTGGGTTAATGAGCGCCTTGAGCCGGCGGAGGGGCCGGGTCGCCGCGAGGCCGATTACGCGCCCGTGGAGCTCGAGGAAGTGCTCGCGCTGACGCGCCGTGAAGGGCTCACGGCGGGGCTGCGCCGGATCGACGCCAGCCCGTCTCGCACCGGACGTGAACGTTGTGCGCGGGAGGTGATCCGGGCCCGTCTCTGCCTAGATGCCGGTTACCCCGGCCTGGCCCGAGCACGGCTCGAAGCGCTGGAGGCCGAAATCGAACACCGCGGGCTGGAGGAGTGGGATCCGGATTCGGCGCTGGCCGTTTGGCGGGTGCTGGCGCTGGTCCTGCGGGCGAGTGAGCGCGACGGTCAACTGGAGTCCGAGCAGGCGCGGCGACGTCTGCTCGACCTGCGCCAGCGAGTGGCGCGTATCGACCTGGAGGCGGCGATCGCCTTCCCCTGA
- the tssB gene encoding type VI secretion system contractile sheath small subunit, whose protein sequence is MESIDAKEQAMESFQQEVPKSRVNITLDVETGDARKTLELPLKMLVLGDFSNGQASGRLAERERVPIDRGNLDAVLGDLHPSLQVTVPNTFRADGSQIRVSLSFDGFDAFTPEAVARQIPQVNNLLAMRNLLKDLKSNVLDNARFRRELERIVQNQQELEGVMGELQQIAPLQTGEGGDHGPSGAATDTDGEGQE, encoded by the coding sequence GTGGAGTCCATCGATGCCAAGGAGCAGGCCATGGAGAGCTTTCAACAGGAAGTGCCGAAGTCGCGGGTGAACATCACCCTCGATGTGGAGACCGGGGATGCCCGCAAGACGCTGGAGCTACCCCTGAAGATGCTGGTCCTGGGCGACTTCAGCAACGGTCAGGCCAGTGGCCGGCTGGCTGAGCGTGAGCGGGTCCCCATCGACCGGGGCAATCTTGACGCCGTACTCGGTGATCTCCATCCGTCGCTGCAGGTGACCGTGCCCAACACCTTCCGTGCGGATGGCTCGCAGATCCGGGTGTCGCTGAGCTTCGACGGTTTTGATGCCTTCACGCCCGAGGCCGTGGCGCGCCAGATCCCCCAGGTGAACAACCTGCTGGCGATGCGCAACCTGCTCAAGGATCTCAAGTCCAACGTCCTTGACAACGCCCGTTTTCGCCGTGAACTCGAGCGTATCGTGCAGAACCAGCAGGAGCTCGAGGGGGTGATGGGCGAGCTCCAGCAGATTGCTCCCCTACAGACCGGCGAGGGCGGCGATCATGGCCCATCGGGGGCGGCGACGGACACCGATGGGGAAGGGCAGGAGTGA